One window of the Seriola aureovittata isolate HTS-2021-v1 ecotype China chromosome 22, ASM2101889v1, whole genome shotgun sequence genome contains the following:
- the LOC130163359 gene encoding G-protein coupled receptor 22-like isoform X2 has product MSNMTVLDTADSYDLDMTSSEAVYPISFQVSLTSFLLLEIVLGLSSNLTVLVLYCMKQNLISSVSNIITMNLHVVDVLVCVCCIPLTAVVVLLPLEADTAMISCFHEACVSFASVATAANVLAITVDRYDISVRPANRVLTMSRAVALLGSIWALSFFSFLVPFMEVGFFINSGSDLVNQTAVAHTNEYYTEPGLYYHLLAQIPIFFFTAVVMLVTYYKILQALNIRIGTRFQHNLPKKKQKSKNTISLSTATQAESTDASQSSTGVRAGGNAPLGMRASVSVIIALRRAVKRHRERRERQKRVFRMSLLIISTFLLCWTPITVLNTIILSTGPSDLTVRLRLGFLVMAYGTTIFHPLLYAFTRQKFQKVLKSKMKKRVVSVVEADPTPNNVVIHNSWIDPRRNKKVTFEDTEARQKCLCSQDAE; this is encoded by the exons ATGAGCAACATGACGGTGCTCGACACTGCTGACTCCTACGACCTTGACATGACGTCCTCTGAGGCCGTCTACCCCATCAGCTTCCAG GTTTCTCTGACGAGCTTCCTCCTTTTGGAGATAGTTTTGGGTCTGAGCTCAAACCTCACTGTGCTAGTCCTCTACTGCATGAAACAGAACCTCATCAGCTCCGTTTCCAACATCATCACCATGAACCTGCATGTGGTGGATGTGTTG GTTTGTGTATGCTGCATCCCGCTAACAGCCGTGGTGGTGCTACTTCCTCTGGAGGCAGACACAGCCATGATAAGTTGTTTCCATGAGGCCTGCGTCTCTTTTGCAAGCGTAGCTACTGCTGCTAACGTGCTGGCCATCACTGTGGACCGCTATGACATCTCAGTGCGGCCAGCGAACCGTGTGTTGACAATGAGCCGAGCTGTCGCTCTGCTGGGATCTATTTGGGCTTTATCCTTTTTCAGTTTCCTTGTTCCCTTCATGGAAGTAGGCTTCTTCATCAACTCTGGTTCAGACCTTGTGAACCAGACTGCAGTGGCTCATACGAATGAGTACTACACGGAGCCGGGTCTGTACTATCACCTGCTAGCACAGATCCCTATATTCTTTTTCACAGCCGTGGTAATGCTGGTGACGTACTACAAGATCCTTCAGGCCCTCAATATTCGCATTGGAACACGCTTTCAGCACAACCTACCtaaaaagaagcagaagagtAAAAACACCATCTCTCTGAGCACTGCGACACAAGCGGAGTCGACTGACGCTTCACAGAGCAGCACAGGAGTCAGGGCAGGTGGGAATGCACCGTTGGGCATGCGGGCTTCCGTGTCCGTCATTATTGCTCTGAGAAGAGCCGTAAAGCGTCATCGGGAAAGACGGGAGAGACAGAAACGAGTCTTCAGGATGTCTCTTCTCATCATCTCCACTTTCCTGCTTTGCTGGACTCCAATAACTGTGCTCAACACCATCATCCTCAGCACTGGGCCCAGTGATTTGACTGTCCGCCTGCGCCTGGGCTTCCTTGTTATGGCCTATGGAACCACCATCTTTCACCCACTCCTCTACGCCTTCACTCGACAGAAGTTCCAAAAGGTTTTGAAGAgcaagatgaagaagagggtGGTGTCTGTAGTCGAAGCTGACCCCACACCAAATAATGTGGTCATCCATAACTCGTGGATTGACCCCAGGAGAAACAAGAAGGTCACCTTCGAGGACACAGAGGCCAGACAAAAATGTCTATGCTCACAGGATGCGGAGTAA
- the LOC130163359 gene encoding G-protein coupled receptor 22-like isoform X1 has translation MHTSPMLISAATMSNMTVLDTADSYDLDMTSSEAVYPISFQVSLTSFLLLEIVLGLSSNLTVLVLYCMKQNLISSVSNIITMNLHVVDVLVCVCCIPLTAVVVLLPLEADTAMISCFHEACVSFASVATAANVLAITVDRYDISVRPANRVLTMSRAVALLGSIWALSFFSFLVPFMEVGFFINSGSDLVNQTAVAHTNEYYTEPGLYYHLLAQIPIFFFTAVVMLVTYYKILQALNIRIGTRFQHNLPKKKQKSKNTISLSTATQAESTDASQSSTGVRAGGNAPLGMRASVSVIIALRRAVKRHRERRERQKRVFRMSLLIISTFLLCWTPITVLNTIILSTGPSDLTVRLRLGFLVMAYGTTIFHPLLYAFTRQKFQKVLKSKMKKRVVSVVEADPTPNNVVIHNSWIDPRRNKKVTFEDTEARQKCLCSQDAE, from the exons ATGCACACATCTCCCATGCTGATCTCTGCAGCCACCATGAGCAACATGACGGTGCTCGACACTGCTGACTCCTACGACCTTGACATGACGTCCTCTGAGGCCGTCTACCCCATCAGCTTCCAG GTTTCTCTGACGAGCTTCCTCCTTTTGGAGATAGTTTTGGGTCTGAGCTCAAACCTCACTGTGCTAGTCCTCTACTGCATGAAACAGAACCTCATCAGCTCCGTTTCCAACATCATCACCATGAACCTGCATGTGGTGGATGTGTTG GTTTGTGTATGCTGCATCCCGCTAACAGCCGTGGTGGTGCTACTTCCTCTGGAGGCAGACACAGCCATGATAAGTTGTTTCCATGAGGCCTGCGTCTCTTTTGCAAGCGTAGCTACTGCTGCTAACGTGCTGGCCATCACTGTGGACCGCTATGACATCTCAGTGCGGCCAGCGAACCGTGTGTTGACAATGAGCCGAGCTGTCGCTCTGCTGGGATCTATTTGGGCTTTATCCTTTTTCAGTTTCCTTGTTCCCTTCATGGAAGTAGGCTTCTTCATCAACTCTGGTTCAGACCTTGTGAACCAGACTGCAGTGGCTCATACGAATGAGTACTACACGGAGCCGGGTCTGTACTATCACCTGCTAGCACAGATCCCTATATTCTTTTTCACAGCCGTGGTAATGCTGGTGACGTACTACAAGATCCTTCAGGCCCTCAATATTCGCATTGGAACACGCTTTCAGCACAACCTACCtaaaaagaagcagaagagtAAAAACACCATCTCTCTGAGCACTGCGACACAAGCGGAGTCGACTGACGCTTCACAGAGCAGCACAGGAGTCAGGGCAGGTGGGAATGCACCGTTGGGCATGCGGGCTTCCGTGTCCGTCATTATTGCTCTGAGAAGAGCCGTAAAGCGTCATCGGGAAAGACGGGAGAGACAGAAACGAGTCTTCAGGATGTCTCTTCTCATCATCTCCACTTTCCTGCTTTGCTGGACTCCAATAACTGTGCTCAACACCATCATCCTCAGCACTGGGCCCAGTGATTTGACTGTCCGCCTGCGCCTGGGCTTCCTTGTTATGGCCTATGGAACCACCATCTTTCACCCACTCCTCTACGCCTTCACTCGACAGAAGTTCCAAAAGGTTTTGAAGAgcaagatgaagaagagggtGGTGTCTGTAGTCGAAGCTGACCCCACACCAAATAATGTGGTCATCCATAACTCGTGGATTGACCCCAGGAGAAACAAGAAGGTCACCTTCGAGGACACAGAGGCCAGACAAAAATGTCTATGCTCACAGGATGCGGAGTAA